In Armatimonadota bacterium, the following are encoded in one genomic region:
- a CDS encoding histidine phosphatase family protein: MITLYLVRHGETVHNLEGRIQGHADSPLTPLGIKQAQAAAARLASEKFDAIYSSDLGRALATAEIISAPHNLPVQATDLIREAYFGKVQGLTQSEFEEKYPEDYRKWREHPAQNRPPGSETLESMISRCGKFLQMIPEKHRDGERLLVVVHGGSLRGLICAACGQGPAFFRCMAMSNAGISILELSDRPALRLLNDTCHLHKVRITEEDADNS; the protein is encoded by the coding sequence ATGATAACTCTATATCTGGTCAGGCACGGCGAGACTGTGCACAATCTGGAGGGGCGTATCCAAGGTCATGCCGATTCGCCGCTTACTCCACTCGGCATAAAACAGGCTCAAGCCGCTGCTGCTCGATTAGCCTCCGAGAAGTTCGATGCTATATACTCCAGCGATCTTGGCCGCGCTCTTGCCACTGCCGAGATCATCTCTGCGCCGCATAACCTGCCCGTTCAGGCCACGGACCTGATCCGTGAGGCATATTTCGGCAAAGTACAGGGCCTTACTCAAAGCGAGTTTGAGGAAAAGTATCCCGAAGATTACCGCAAATGGCGTGAGCATCCCGCTCAGAATCGTCCGCCCGGATCTGAAACCCTGGAGAGTATGATATCCCGCTGCGGCAAGTTTCTGCAAATGATACCGGAAAAACATAGGGATGGTGAGCGTCTGCTCGTGGTCGTGCATGGCGGATCACTTCGCGGCCTTATATGCGCCGCATGCGGCCAGGGCCCTGCGTTTTTCCGATGTATGGCCATGTCCAATGCCGGCATTTCCATCCTCGAACTGAGTGATCGCCCTGCTCTGCGGCTTCTTAATGACACTTGTCACCTTCACAAAGTCCGAATCACGGAGGAAGATGCCGATAACTCCTGA
- a CDS encoding Clp1/GlmU family protein, with the protein MPRIYSPGLFTQEFTPSRVKTHYMADWESIISEIVSSTGVAMVVGGVDVGKTSFCLRLCKAAYEASVATAVVDADVGQSEIGAPGTIGMALVDRNIKSLSDLRAKRLYFVGSTSPVGHMLESVVGTKKMVEAAIEQGAKLVIVDTTGLVDGPLGRKLKTYKTDLVRPDYLIGIEKRHEIDHLLIPFTKIGSIKVRRLASSEQARRKPTEFRTARRQLSFYKQFHDAPGHIIRMDEICLWNTSLATGRPVKWQYIKSAEQSLKCRILHAEVTDRGIFIISERQYRAGGRRAIEDLFKTSSITVATGESFQNLLVGLADENANTLGVGLIQSIDFKQRLIFVLSPLKSISPVKVVQMGSMRVSRDGRELGILKQGEI; encoded by the coding sequence TTGCCGCGAATTTATTCGCCGGGTCTCTTTACGCAGGAATTTACCCCATCTCGTGTTAAGACGCATTATATGGCGGATTGGGAAAGCATAATATCCGAGATCGTATCATCGACGGGCGTTGCAATGGTAGTCGGCGGAGTCGATGTCGGCAAGACGAGTTTCTGTCTGCGGCTGTGCAAAGCGGCGTATGAAGCGTCAGTGGCGACGGCCGTGGTCGATGCCGACGTAGGCCAGTCAGAAATCGGCGCGCCCGGCACCATAGGTATGGCCCTGGTCGACAGGAACATAAAATCACTTTCGGACCTGCGGGCAAAGAGGCTTTATTTTGTCGGCAGCACAAGCCCCGTGGGTCATATGCTCGAAAGCGTGGTCGGCACAAAGAAAATGGTCGAGGCGGCGATAGAGCAGGGTGCCAAGCTCGTCATAGTCGACACGACAGGTCTGGTTGACGGTCCGCTCGGTCGTAAACTAAAGACCTACAAGACCGACCTTGTCCGCCCGGATTATCTTATCGGTATCGAAAAGCGCCATGAGATCGATCACCTGCTGATCCCGTTTACGAAAATCGGCTCGATTAAAGTGCGCAGGCTTGCTTCATCCGAACAGGCCAGGCGCAAACCCACTGAGTTTCGCACGGCTCGCCGCCAGTTGAGTTTCTATAAGCAATTTCACGATGCACCCGGCCATATCATACGTATGGATGAGATTTGCTTATGGAACACGTCTCTTGCGACGGGCAGGCCGGTTAAGTGGCAGTATATCAAGTCCGCCGAGCAGTCTCTCAAGTGCCGGATTTTACATGCCGAGGTTACGGATAGAGGGATTTTTATAATATCCGAGAGGCAGTATCGAGCCGGCGGTCGCAGAGCGATAGAAGATCTCTTCAAGACCAGCAGTATTACTGTCGCGACAGGTGAGTCGTTCCAGAACCTGCTTGTAGGCCTGGCCGATGAGAACGCAAATACGCTCGGTGTCGGGCTGATCCAGTCAATCGACTTCAAGCAGCGGCTTATATTTGTTCTCTCGCCGCTCAAGAGCATCTCGCCGGTCAAAGTTGTTCAGATGGGTTCTATGCGTGTAAGTCGTGACGGCAGAGAGCTTGGGATATTAAAACAGGGAGAGATATGA
- the typA gene encoding translational GTPase TypA, translated as MNTLEKTMQVRENIRNIAIIAHVDHGKTTLVDELLKQSGIFRSNQVVAERVMDSNDLEREKGITILSKVTAVHYNGVKINIVDTPGHSDFGGEVERILRSVDGVLLLVDACEGPMPQTRFVLKKALEQKLKPIVVINKIDRPGARPFEVVDEVLDLFIDLGCHESQLDFPYLFASGVEGYAVLDPSNDPKDIDPLFHMILEHVPPPVVEPNEPFQLQVTNLDYDDHLGRMFGGKILRGKVHRGETVAIIKRDGTVDKFQVTRMFIYEGLKRWDVDEVSAGEIVLLSGYPEVAIGETIADAECPEPLELIHIDEPTVSMEFIVNNGPWSGRSGKLVTMRNISNRLEREIKVNISLRVEETDRPDALIVSGRGELQLAILLETMRREGYEVCVSKPRAITKKVKGVLCEPIEEVTIDIHDDFVGTIIEELAKRKGEMVSMDKDESGMNRLVFDVPTRGLIGFRTDFLTWTKGLGIMSRLFKEYGPYCGEIESRSRGSLISKETGRATAYSIAPLQDRSTLFVSPGDEVYEGQVVGENSRADDMVVNVTKAKHASNMRSSTEDATVLISPARKFMLEQALSWIGDDELLEVTPDDMRFRKRILGNLDRTLAARKNR; from the coding sequence ATGAACACACTGGAAAAGACAATGCAAGTCCGCGAGAACATACGCAATATAGCAATCATAGCGCACGTCGATCACGGCAAGACCACCCTTGTGGATGAGCTTCTAAAGCAGAGCGGGATCTTTCGCTCTAATCAGGTCGTGGCCGAACGGGTCATGGACTCCAACGACCTCGAACGCGAGAAGGGTATCACGATCCTTTCGAAAGTCACCGCGGTCCATTATAACGGCGTCAAGATCAATATAGTCGATACACCGGGCCACAGCGACTTCGGCGGTGAGGTCGAGAGAATCCTGCGCTCGGTCGACGGTGTGCTGCTGCTGGTGGATGCATGCGAAGGCCCTATGCCTCAGACCCGGTTCGTGCTCAAGAAGGCTCTGGAGCAAAAGCTCAAGCCGATTGTTGTCATTAACAAGATCGACCGGCCCGGCGCGCGCCCTTTCGAGGTTGTCGACGAGGTTCTGGACCTGTTTATCGACCTCGGCTGCCATGAGAGCCAGCTCGATTTTCCATATCTGTTCGCCTCGGGTGTCGAGGGCTACGCCGTGCTCGACCCGTCCAACGATCCCAAAGATATTGACCCGCTCTTTCATATGATACTGGAGCATGTCCCACCGCCTGTAGTCGAGCCGAATGAACCATTCCAGCTTCAAGTGACTAACCTGGACTACGACGATCACCTTGGCCGTATGTTCGGCGGGAAGATATTGCGAGGAAAGGTGCATCGTGGCGAGACGGTTGCCATCATCAAACGCGACGGCACAGTAGACAAGTTTCAAGTCACACGCATGTTTATCTATGAGGGTCTCAAGCGCTGGGATGTGGATGAGGTCTCGGCGGGCGAGATAGTGCTCCTTTCGGGATACCCCGAGGTGGCTATTGGCGAGACAATAGCCGACGCCGAGTGCCCCGAGCCGCTGGAGCTTATACATATTGATGAGCCGACGGTCTCGATGGAGTTTATTGTAAATAACGGTCCCTGGTCAGGCCGCAGCGGCAAGCTGGTCACCATGCGCAATATTTCGAACCGGCTGGAGCGCGAGATCAAAGTCAACATCAGCCTGCGGGTCGAGGAGACCGACCGTCCCGACGCGCTCATAGTATCAGGACGCGGCGAGCTTCAACTTGCGATCCTGCTCGAGACCATGCGCCGCGAGGGCTACGAAGTATGTGTCAGCAAGCCTCGCGCAATCACAAAGAAGGTTAAAGGTGTCCTCTGTGAGCCGATTGAAGAGGTCACGATAGATATTCACGACGACTTCGTCGGCACAATCATAGAGGAGCTTGCAAAGCGCAAGGGCGAGATGGTCTCCATGGACAAGGACGAGTCGGGCATGAACCGCCTCGTGTTCGATGTCCCCACTCGCGGCCTGATCGGCTTCAGAACGGACTTTTTGACATGGACCAAGGGCCTGGGTATAATGTCGCGCCTGTTTAAGGAATATGGGCCATATTGCGGCGAGATCGAAAGCCGCAGCAGGGGGAGCCTGATATCCAAGGAAACGGGCCGCGCCACCGCATATTCAATAGCGCCTCTGCAGGACCGCTCGACTCTGTTCGTCTCGCCGGGCGATGAGGTCTACGAGGGCCAGGTCGTCGGGGAGAACTCCCGCGCGGACGATATGGTCGTCAACGTTACCAAGGCCAAGCACGCAAGCAACATGCGCTCATCGACAGAAGACGCCACAGTGCTGATAAGTCCTGCGCGCAAATTTATGCTCGAACAGGCTCTCTCGTGGATAGGTGATGACGAGCTGCTGGAAGTGACGCCCGATGATATGAGGTTCCGCAAGCGTATTCTCGGCAATCTGGACAGGACCCTGGCCGCGCGAAAAAATAGATAA
- a CDS encoding cohesin domain-containing protein — protein MKSATLLSIILALAAILSGCGGGGGGSSTPAPPTTLGLTVTEPALTGKTGQTVSAPVTVSGAGTVKTASFDLHFGSGIFEPVSGVTVGGSSVAVTGTSGTVAARYKWIDSQTVRVLYASSAGAASGSLLVNVPLKVKAETASALAVQNALVNK, from the coding sequence ATGAAATCAGCAACATTATTATCAATAATTCTTGCCCTGGCGGCAATATTGTCCGGATGCGGCGGTGGCGGCGGCGGCAGCAGCACTCCCGCGCCGCCGACTACTCTCGGTCTGACGGTTACAGAGCCTGCTCTTACCGGCAAGACCGGGCAGACCGTCAGCGCGCCGGTGACAGTCAGCGGCGCGGGAACGGTAAAGACGGCGAGCTTTGATCTGCACTTTGGCAGCGGCATATTCGAGCCTGTTTCGGGTGTCACTGTCGGCGGCAGTTCCGTGGCAGTAACCGGCACATCCGGCACGGTAGCGGCTCGCTACAAATGGATTGACTCTCAGACCGTGAGGGTACTGTATGCCTCATCTGCCGGCGCGGCTTCCGGCAGCCTTTTAGTAAACGTTCCCTTGAAGGTGAAAGCCGAGACCGCAAGCGCGCTTGCAGTGCAAAACGCTTTGGTCAACAAGTAA
- a CDS encoding dockerin type I domain-containing protein produces MRLLRVFLPMAGGNLRTASLKVLLFATLAVALPSIAFAAPQVTFNPASLVVTAGEAAETPPIVIQNATGVTSVVLHITVPSDVTLDTTSSGSGIACVTQGSSVGGLFFAEWNSSTRTISITCTVGGAETLEIVKSIAFTAPSSVTAEEFGLSGSVTGVSEIPTFTPLTILPVHMVSFTSGPSVSDTTIDSAGSTTCSAIAVDSRGHSVSYVWSDGGKGGSFSPSAASQNPTYTAPSNSTGSNMSVTLTCTASCSQDTSVSGSGQVVVTVSAKLMGDVDKDGDVDKADADLVLQYLFGDIAKTAEMDANADSSVTIADAQWILAHQQSGS; encoded by the coding sequence ATGAGACTATTAAGGGTTTTTCTGCCCATGGCAGGCGGCAATCTCCGAACCGCCTCCCTCAAAGTGCTTTTATTTGCAACGCTTGCAGTCGCGCTGCCTTCTATTGCCTTTGCAGCGCCTCAAGTCACGTTCAACCCCGCCAGCTTAGTGGTTACGGCGGGTGAGGCTGCCGAGACGCCGCCGATTGTTATTCAAAACGCCACCGGTGTTACTTCAGTGGTGCTGCACATTACAGTTCCATCCGATGTCACACTCGATACGACATCTTCAGGAAGCGGTATAGCATGCGTCACACAAGGTTCGAGCGTTGGTGGGCTGTTTTTTGCCGAATGGAATTCGTCGACTCGCACAATTTCAATTACATGCACAGTGGGCGGCGCGGAGACACTGGAGATAGTCAAGTCGATTGCGTTTACCGCTCCATCGAGTGTGACTGCTGAAGAGTTCGGTTTGAGCGGCAGTGTCACAGGGGTGTCGGAGATACCGACATTCACTCCGCTCACCATTTTACCGGTGCATATGGTGTCATTTACCAGCGGACCGTCCGTGAGTGATACGACTATTGACTCCGCCGGATCGACCACATGCTCCGCGATCGCGGTGGATTCACGCGGGCACAGCGTGTCTTATGTGTGGTCCGACGGCGGCAAGGGCGGTTCATTTTCACCGAGCGCCGCCAGTCAAAACCCGACCTATACTGCTCCTTCCAACAGCACTGGGTCCAATATGAGCGTGACTCTCACGTGCACGGCATCTTGTTCGCAGGACACGTCGGTCTCCGGCAGCGGCCAGGTGGTCGTCACAGTGTCTGCAAAGCTTATGGGCGATGTCGATAAGGACGGTGATGTGGACAAGGCTGACGCCGATCTCGTCCTCCAATACCTCTTTGGAGATATCGCCAAGACAGCCGAGATGGACGCGAATGCGGATAGTTCGGTCACCATTGCCGATGCACAATGGATTCTCGCGCACCAGCAGTCGGGAAGCTAG
- a CDS encoding Ig-like domain-containing protein, with amino-acid sequence MQRILIAAILCLLVLPVQVFSVGLPPGTQIELQATGQYTDVYDEDQTATPATLTLTVVQIAGASINWNASPDTATAGEYIYFPIKIINTGNYSDSFALTAVSEHAWNTAIIYDDNNNGIHESDEEWEITNTSAVGPIVADGYCPCFLRVLIPKDATQSDKVTVTAISGYNAAQGTASAAVDVPEPNMKSTKITASANPDSPYVGQDVTISGTLQPAMAKELSVYIASPDGTSITSTLQTGDDGSFQSKFNAAKVGTYDVQISFDGDDNYIATDYSLSVAVQDKTASSIELVCSPSAPTLGDSVTITGTLSPAIEAAGIDLTCTMPSGSSTLHKLVTSADGKFTWTTTIDAVGTWYFQAVYAGDETTAPVTKLLAVVATDSASAHTITIDSGPALNPSDVDSGSSVQCSVSATDSLGSAITYHWSDGDAGGTFAPSADDQNPIYVAPVNDSGKDMPVTLTCTATSGSDDKISASKSVQLTVHSPDITPPEVVSMTPVSGAECVAANANIVITFSEAMNPESTQAAISITPAVDSMLYTWSTDNKVVTISHTDFASDSDYACSIAAGALDANGNATAGGYTWAFGTVTAASFDPAQMTVEVYKEFTTPHILLADAQATTYTALIHVPENFNVNDSVADGSLACVEAGDDVSSLTSSWDATSRIITINVEVSNPSASAEIVKSISLTAPGETGSAQITVNGCIGLDINIEPPLPGDFNGDHAVNITDAAAFVQEWLRWHSTTTPVWADAVDGPFDLAPHTEGTWPNWTAVGDGCIDIQDAAAFVDCWVGAHTSGEVSSAGYVPAIVCRYDAVSSHSGNEISVVVENAPGGVFETSIGIPDGSRFYPVLDGGGNLRNVVRCAGAGALFFSEYDKSTRTVHITGSVTGAPPYLVAAIRTNN; translated from the coding sequence ATGCAACGCATACTCATTGCAGCCATATTGTGTCTGCTGGTGCTGCCGGTGCAGGTATTTTCAGTAGGTTTACCTCCTGGAACTCAAATCGAACTGCAAGCCACCGGCCAGTATACCGACGTGTACGACGAAGACCAGACCGCGACTCCCGCCACGTTGACTCTCACAGTGGTGCAGATTGCAGGCGCTTCAATCAATTGGAATGCCTCTCCGGATACGGCAACGGCTGGTGAATACATATATTTCCCGATAAAAATTATCAACACCGGCAACTACAGCGACAGCTTTGCTTTGACAGCGGTTTCCGAACATGCCTGGAACACGGCTATTATTTATGACGACAACAATAACGGTATCCATGAAAGTGATGAGGAGTGGGAGATCACAAATACGTCTGCCGTGGGTCCCATAGTCGCCGATGGATATTGCCCCTGTTTTTTGAGAGTTCTGATTCCCAAGGATGCCACCCAGTCGGACAAAGTAACCGTAACGGCGATATCGGGATATAATGCGGCGCAGGGCACTGCGAGCGCGGCTGTTGATGTGCCGGAGCCGAATATGAAGTCCACAAAGATCACGGCTTCGGCTAACCCGGATTCGCCTTATGTCGGTCAGGATGTCACCATATCCGGCACACTGCAGCCGGCCATGGCCAAAGAGCTTTCAGTATATATCGCATCTCCGGACGGCACAAGCATTACTTCAACACTGCAGACCGGCGATGACGGTTCTTTTCAGAGTAAATTCAATGCGGCCAAGGTCGGCACATACGATGTTCAAATATCATTTGATGGAGATGACAATTACATAGCAACCGATTATTCTCTGAGTGTTGCTGTTCAAGATAAGACAGCAAGCTCGATAGAACTCGTCTGCTCTCCTTCCGCTCCTACGCTGGGTGACAGTGTCACCATAACCGGCACGCTCTCGCCTGCAATCGAGGCAGCAGGTATTGACCTTACGTGCACAATGCCCAGCGGAAGCTCAACGCTACATAAGCTGGTCACTTCTGCCGACGGTAAGTTTACTTGGACTACAACTATCGACGCGGTCGGCACATGGTATTTCCAGGCAGTCTATGCTGGTGATGAGACGACTGCGCCTGTCACGAAGTTGCTCGCGGTAGTAGCTACTGATTCTGCTTCAGCACATACGATTACAATTGATTCGGGTCCTGCGTTGAATCCGTCTGATGTGGATTCCGGGTCTTCAGTCCAGTGCTCTGTCAGCGCGACCGACTCGCTTGGTTCAGCCATTACTTACCATTGGTCCGACGGCGATGCAGGTGGCACATTTGCTCCCAGCGCCGATGATCAAAATCCTATTTACGTTGCTCCGGTAAACGACTCGGGCAAGGATATGCCGGTCACGTTGACCTGCACTGCGACAAGTGGGAGCGACGACAAGATAAGCGCCTCCAAGTCCGTGCAACTCACCGTGCATTCGCCTGATATAACGCCGCCGGAGGTTGTTTCAATGACGCCGGTTTCCGGCGCGGAATGTGTGGCTGCAAATGCGAATATCGTGATAACGTTCAGTGAAGCCATGAATCCCGAGTCGACTCAAGCGGCTATTAGTATTACTCCTGCTGTGGACTCTATGCTGTATACCTGGAGTACGGACAACAAGGTCGTAACTATCAGCCATACCGATTTCGCATCCGACAGTGATTACGCATGTTCGATTGCAGCCGGAGCCCTGGATGCAAACGGAAATGCAACGGCCGGGGGATATACCTGGGCATTTGGCACTGTGACGGCTGCGTCATTCGATCCGGCTCAGATGACGGTTGAGGTATACAAAGAGTTTACTACTCCTCATATTTTGCTGGCTGATGCGCAGGCGACCACATATACGGCATTGATACACGTGCCTGAGAATTTCAACGTGAATGATTCGGTGGCGGACGGCAGCCTGGCGTGCGTTGAGGCAGGCGATGATGTCTCGTCGCTCACGAGCAGTTGGGACGCGACCAGCCGAATCATAACCATAAACGTCGAGGTGTCGAACCCGTCCGCATCGGCAGAGATAGTGAAGTCTATCAGCCTGACGGCTCCCGGCGAGACCGGTTCGGCTCAAATCACGGTCAACGGCTGCATCGGTTTGGATATTAATATAGAGCCTCCGCTTCCCGGCGATTTCAATGGCGATCATGCAGTCAATATCACCGACGCTGCAGCTTTTGTGCAGGAATGGCTTCGCTGGCATTCAACGACAACTCCTGTGTGGGCGGATGCCGTGGATGGTCCGTTCGACCTCGCGCCGCACACCGAAGGCACGTGGCCCAACTGGACCGCCGTTGGAGACGGGTGCATAGATATTCAGGATGCCGCAGCATTTGTAGACTGCTGGGTGGGCGCGCATACATCCGGCGAGGTTTCGTCGGCGGGGTATGTTCCAGCGATTGTCTGCCGGTATGACGCCGTGAGTTCACACAGTGGAAATGAGATATCCGTAGTTGTAGAAAATGCGCCGGGCGGAGTGTTCGAGACTTCCATTGGAATACCTGACGGCTCACGTTTTTATCCTGTATTGGACGGCGGCGGAAATCTGAGAAATGTTGTTCGCTGCGCAGGCGCGGGCGCGCTGTTCTTCAGTGAATATGACAAATCTACAAGAACAGTTCATATTACGGGCAGTGTAACCGGAGCGCCTCCATATCTGGTGGCTGCGATTCGGACAAATAATTGA